ATGTATATCTTTCAAcataaatgatattttaattgaaaaataaatttattaatttttatggattatttaaaaacatttgtAACCATGGCTATTTATTAGTCCTCAGGCATAAAAAGTTGCATAAAAGTTAAACcccataaaaaaaacaagatcTGGTCTATTTGTGTTCTGGTTTCCGTGGTATAGTTTGATATGTTTGTAAGAATTTGAAGTTATGACGCGAAGTTACATATGTGTTGGTTAGCATCTGAGACAAACAGTGTGGGAGGGAAAAGGATTAAAGATTAAAAGAGCTTTTGAGATATTTGTGTGGCGTAGATGCCAAAGGAATAGAAATTGTCCATAGCAAAGGTAAAAACCAGTTGTGTggacaataataaattaatctaCTGCTACAATGTCAATCTCACTATGTTCCAACTGCTTACTTCAAACATTGGTGATACTTTCGATTTGATGTTTTAAAGCTTAGTTTTGTCCTGACCCAGCTGCTTAATTACCTCATTCCCCTATTTAACCAATTTAATTTGCTTTTAATTTTGCTCAAATTTCATCCCCATTCCCTGTCCAGCTCTTTATCTTTCTATCTATCTTAAATGTCAGTGTCTGTACCATGGCTGCAGAGATTGGCCTAGTCTCCATGACCCAGATCCAAAAATTATCACAATCCCAACACCTCAAAAACCAACAAACTCAACCAAACCCtaacaccaccaccaccaccacccctTCCTCTTGGATGTGGAATCCTAGGGAACAACTGCAGCAgcaagaagatgatgatgattcgTGGGAGGTcagagcttttgcagaagacACAAGGAACATCATGGGAACCACATGGCCTCCACGGTCCTACACCTGCACCTACTGCAGAAGGGAGTTCCGCTCCGCCCAAGCTCTCGGCGGCCACATGAACGTCCACCGCCGCGACCGTGCACGCCTCCACCAACCCCCTCcttcctcctcctccaccaccaccacctcttCTCTTCCCACTTCTTCACCCTACATCAACATCCCTCCTCAAGACCTTGTTGCAAATGCAGGGTTATGCCTCCTCTACCACTTGCCATCAAGCCCTAGTGCACCACCCTTCCCTAATTCCCCCACTTCTAATGGCCCTTCTTCTTCCCCCTCTCCATCCACTTTTCTCTCTATCTCCTCCTATCCTTCAAACAATTTCCTGATGCAAACTTCCTTTAATTTTCCCAGTGCACCATCAGCTGGGATCAACCCTGCTACTGTTTCCTCTTTCTGCTATAATAACTCTAGCAAAGTGGAACAATCGGCAACTTCTTCCTCTTTCGCTACCGGCCACCTGGAAGAGCTTGATCTAGAGCTCCGCCTCGGGCACAAGCCAACACAAACCTCATAAATCTTGCCCCTAGAAACtcagaaatataaatatatagctTAAACCACAACCATATATAGTGGTATTATCAAGTGAGAAGAGAAAGTAAAGTCACTGAAGTATTAATTGTTGTTTCGCTGATCTCTTTCTCCGCTGTGTGTGTGGAGGAGATCGAGAGTGATATTATTTGTAGATGTTTGTGATATGATACCACTACCATGTCCAGCTCTGAACTAGCTGATGGGCTTGTGGGTTTTGTTTTGGGTTcgattttgttttgttgtttttcttggTTGATTGATTTCTTCTGTGTGTGATTGTTTTGTGACTGAAGGTGCACATGGAGGGAAGAACAAGGCATGGGTAGGGATGGGAAAGAAGGAGAGAGGCACCACATGTAAATTtttcaaaaggaaaaaagaaaaaatgtaagTTGGTATTAATTTTTAGAGAAATATTGGCAGTAATTATGGGAGGAGACTAGGGTTTTGGAGTAAGACACTGAAAAAGGTTGCAGTGAAGTgtcattttctattttagaGTTGTCTAAGTACATACATATGTCTGTCTGGGCATACATCTCCGTGGGGATTATTTTCCACCATTCTTCACCTCTTAAGTAAACCTAGTAATATAAATTATCTA
The sequence above is a segment of the Phaseolus vulgaris cultivar G19833 chromosome 2, P. vulgaris v2.0, whole genome shotgun sequence genome. Coding sequences within it:
- the LOC137809999 gene encoding transcriptional regulator SUPERMAN-like gives rise to the protein MAAEIGLVSMTQIQKLSQSQHLKNQQTQPNPNTTTTTTPSSWMWNPREQLQQQEDDDDSWEVRAFAEDTRNIMGTTWPPRSYTCTYCRREFRSAQALGGHMNVHRRDRARLHQPPPSSSSTTTTSSLPTSSPYINIPPQDLVANAGLCLLYHLPSSPSAPPFPNSPTSNGPSSSPSPSTFLSISSYPSNNFLMQTSFNFPSAPSAGINPATVSSFCYNNSSKVEQSATSSSFATGHLEELDLELRLGHKPTQTS